The Prinia subflava isolate CZ2003 ecotype Zambia chromosome 7, Cam_Psub_1.2, whole genome shotgun sequence genome includes the window GTTGTGGCAGCCCCTCCAAGGCCAGCAGGCCTAGAGCAGGGCCTGGGAAGCTGCAGAGTGTGAGGAAGAGGGAGATGAAGGCCATGGTGTGAGAGCAGGGTGCTGTGGATAGCAGGGTGCTGTGGGTgagcccatggcagaggatcacagctctggcacaggggTTGGATCCAGGAgagtgcagctctgcccctgccttggagcagccccagggctgcagtgggatCACTGTgaggagcctgcagggctggaaatggctctctgtgctgctgagcctgCGTTTCCCAGGGATGGACACGAGGCAGGATGGAGCTGGatgcagggctggcaccagctcagccctgatGTGCTTTGGAACCATCCAGGAAAACCACAGCCCCACTCCCACTGCTAAAATGGGAGTTGGGGGTTGAAGTTTGCATCTCCCTGGGTTCCTACTGCCCAGATTTctcctattttttaaaattcctgtggTTTTGAGGGCAGGTGTCTGTAAAGGAGGATTTGTCCATTTGAATGGGGATGATGGACAGGTGATGCCCAAGGGAAGAGCAAAGTGGTTATTGCACAGATAATTATTACAGATAATTTATAGAGTATGATAGGTGAGAAATGATCAGAGAGAAATCCAGTCCTTCTACCTCTGGAATtcctatttaaaatacattcctGACTCCTTCCCTCTGGTGCTCCCACCCTGTACAAAAATGTCCTGGGCTGCTGTTCCCATCTCTTCCCAACCccttcctgcacagctcctgctgtgccagccctgctcatgCTGGTGGCAGGAAATTCCTGATCCCTGCCAGgtctgaggctgctgcaggatgctccagcacctccatcCTGCTGGTTTTGCACCCAAGGGAGCCCTGTCTGGGAAAATGAGGCCAAAAGCAGGTTGGGAGTGGCAGCACACGGCACATCCCCGGATCCAGCCCTCCTAGCAGGGAATTTCCACTGgagcctcagcacagcccttcccctcAGCACACCAGGGCCGGAttcatccctgcccttcccaaaCTCCAGCTTTTCCAGCGCAGGTGCCGTTTTCTCTGGGTGGTGCAGAGTCCCCcaccctcctgcagccaggctgggcactgcagagctctgccctcagcctgAAATCCGGCCTGGGATCCGTGGGGAGAAATCTCCCTGCACTGAACAAGCTGTTTCCAATAGACTTTTTCCATCAGGGGTTGCtcagcaatattttatttccttttttattttttttttattgctgcgAGGCTCAAAGGCGTCTGTGAAGCGCTGccaaacaaataaatgaggGCAGGAAGGTACCCGCGATTTATTTTGGCTGGCAGAGCCGAGTGCTGGGaatgggaggggaaggagagggaggaggaggagggtgaggagggtgagTCAGCGTTTCGGTGCTGCAAAGAGCTGCTTCCATCAGGCTGCTGCAAGGGTAGGTTTCCCTCTAGAGGAATCCACcgtgctcagctcctgctttcagCCAGCACTCTCAGCATCCCTCCTcagggggaggggaaagggcTTTTGGGGGAAAGGGCTTTTGGGGCAGAGCAAGGCTCCAGGCTGGTGGCCAAAGCAAGCTGTTCATCCCAAGGAACGGGGTTGAACTGCGATTTGACATCCCAGTGGAAAGTCACAGGTTCTcaaacagcctcaggctgggccaggggaggttcagggtGGAAGTTGGGAAGATTTCTGCCTGTAAAGGTTtgtccagccctgccacagctgcccagggcaggggtggagttcccatccctggagggctTTAAAAGCCCtgtgcatgtggcacttggggacacagtcagtggtggccttgggaGTGGTTGGACTTCACGctcttagagggcttttccagcttaaacattccatgattcttcTGCCTGGAATCTGCAGCCAAGAGCCCCTGAACAAACGTCAGTGGGTCGCAGCAGGAATGAGGTtgagaaagcagaaaggaaatgtccACAGTGGAGTTGAAGGAGGAAAACGAGAATCCAACAAAGATGGAATTTCTGTCTTTACATATTTAGCCAAtatcagctgctccagcaccccaTGAGCCCCAAAAGGACTttacaagggctggagggacaggacacagggaatggctcccactgccagagggcagggctggatgggatcctgggcaggaattgttccctggcagggtgggcaggccctggcacagggtgcccagagcagctgtggctgcccctggatccctggcagtgcccaaggccaggctggatgttgGAGCTTGGAGCGCcctgggataggggaaggtgtccctgtcatggcaggggtgggatgggatgactTTtacagtcccttccaacccaagctaTTCCATGATGACTTGGGAATGAAGACAGGATCATCTTGGGGCTTTGAGGCAGCCTTGAAGCTGTTCCTGCACCTGTGCAGGTGGGGATTGGTGCAATTCCAGCCTGGGCAAGggactgctcctgcagcagccacccccGAGAAGGGAACTTCACCCACTCAGCCTCTGGCAGCTGGGAGGGTCATTAGCAGCCAGTGCTCGTTAGGAGCCTGCAGCTGATTAATGCTCTGCAGCCTTTTAgagctggagcccagcagagctggatcaGGCCCTGGCTGCTCTTACTCAGCACAAAGGATGTTCAGGCAGAACACAAAGGATGCATCTTGGTCTGGAGCAAAACAcagaggcagtgccagcaggagaggcagaggtgggcagggctgtgtgccccTTGCAGCCACCCTGAGATCCTGGTGGTTGGACCTTGTCACCTTCCCTTGTCACCTTCCCTTgtcaccttcccttcccagctgggaaggaaaatTTGCCATGGTTTGCCCTGTTAAAATCTAATTGTGGATGCTGTGATCTCATCCTGCTGAGTGGTCAGTACTGAGCAGCTGTTCTCCTCTTCTGGGAGCTTAAATTCGAGGGGGATTAGGGACAAAGGTCCAGCTCTCTGCTGAcctccaggctgggaatgcCAGCAGAGGTTTCCTTCCACACGGAGAGTGGCTCCCAGGAGCCTCGGGGTCCATCAGCTTCTCCCAAAACTTCCGGAGACtttctgtgctccagacccctgggaggagctgggctgcagggtgcatcctggctgctcctccctgcaggagcagaaggggacacgagcggggccgggctgggcacgGCCAGCACCGCTGCTTGGTGACAGCAGGAGAGGGCACCCACGAGCTGTCTGTGCCCcgcagggagctgcagctcccagtgagCATCCAGGGGTCGAGGTTCCTTTGTCCCTGGGCTGCCAGGTCCCTTCAGTGGTGCCTGGGTGGGGTCCCGTGGGTGCTGGAGCGGAGCCGGTTGCGCTCAGCTCACCAGCAGTGTTCCCTGTCCCCAAAGTGGGATGGGGACTTTGGTGGCATGGATGGCTTCAATGGGCACCTTTCAAGGAGctgctcagaggaggatgggggaaggggctgtggaGCTGCCAGGAGTGGGAGCAGGGGGTCCCCGTGGTGGGGACATCACTCCTGGGTGAGGTGGTGCCAGCCCAGcgccctccctgctctgggaccGACCAGCTGCACCATCACCAGCATCAGCTTCTGCCTCAAGATGGCATTTTGTGCTTTCAAATGTGTCTGAGGCGTTTGGTGTATCCACAATAACATGGAAATAGTTGTCCAAGCAGCTCTGTGATCTTGCAGTGCCACCTGCAatccctcccagcagctggggagggaaatCCCAGGGTGTAGCCCCAGGGCTGGACGTACCCTGGGCCCCTTGGCAAAGCAACtaatttatttcttcccctTAAACCGTGgtgtgcccagagctggctgATCCATGCCCATATTTCTCCCCAGCCGAGAGGGGAGCTCTCTGGAGCTTGGCTGGTGCAGGAGGCACCAGTCCCATGGGATCTGTGATGGGGCAGGGCCaggtgcccctgtcctggggatgGGACCGCTCCTCCCAAGGGTGAGTAGGGGATGggcccaggagcagggaatgtggCAGTCGGAGCCCCAGGTGGACGTGGGGTGTCCCCTTTGTGATGTGAAAACCTCTGAGCCTGGTGAGCCTCCTCGGGGTGGTGACTCCACACTGCTGGAGTTGTTCCCAAAGGAAGATCAAGGAGATCCCAAAGAAAGTCCTgcctgaacagcagcagggcgCTCTCAGCCTCACTTGGGGTGAGGTCCTGAGTTCCAGATGTGCTGAATCCCTTCCACCCTGGCATCCCCTGTGGAGTTTCAGGTATCTTGGGATCTGGGGCAGAAGTGATGTGACAAGGGGCATGTGGGAGGCGGGCAGAGTCCAGAGTGGGGACAGGGCCCTGTCCTGGCCACgtgctccttcctgctgggCTCCTGTGCCTCGGCCTCCCTCAggcctgtccctccctcctgtgCAAGCGTGAGCTCCGTGTGTGCTGGTCACACTGGCAGAGCACTGAGGAGGTACTGGGTGAACTGGGAAAGCCTCCTCTGTGTGCCTGGAGTGGTTCAAGGAACCCTGGGGCAAGAGCCTGGGCGGCTCCTTGTGCTccacctgccctgggtgccACCAGCCCCGGGACAGAGCCACCGAGCGAGTCCttgggctgcaggaggtggggAAACCTCTCTGGCTCCTGGGCCTGCTGAGGCAGACAGGGGAATGTGGAGGAGtgtcctgggagcagggctgcccctTCCTGTGTGTCGTGCATGCCCTTTCCACGCCTTGACTCCATAATCACTGCTCTGCCTAACAAGAGCCAGGCATGGATTTGGTCACTGCGCTGCCTGGAGCGTGTGTGGTGCGTGTGGTGTGTGCTTGCAGCTCTGTCACTGCATTAACCAGGAGGACTGTTCTGTCTTCCCTCCACAGCCTGGAAGTGTCTCCTCAGGTAGAATCCAGCTCAGACGCTCCTCCTCacgctgctccctgctctcctgccccgtgccctgctgccctccccgcTAGCATGCCGAGCTCTAACCTCCCTCCCGCTCCTGGAGACAGCCAGGCCGGATGCTTGTCCCCCACCAACCCATTCCTCAACTCCCTGCAGAGCAATCCCTTCTTTGAGGAGCTCCTCGCTGACCAGGTACTAAATTCTCCTTCACCTACTCACTTTCTCTCTAGTTTCCCGCCTGGGCCGCGTGCCGCACCAGAGGTCGCTGGGAGCTTTTATTCCTCTGAGGATTGCagtccctctgcctccccaagGCAGGCAGACCCCGAGAGGGAGGCTCCAGCCCAAAGCCTTGGTGTCCCCGTGCCAGAAACCACtcccccagcaccgggagagCTCCCTCCTGCCGACACCGACCCCGCCGTGCCCCCGCTGCCCTCCGAGTGGGACGACACCTTCGATGCCTTTGCCACCAGCAGGCTCAAACCCGAGCGAAAGACAGAGAACTTCTTTGCCTCGGTGGCAGCAGAGGGCATGGCTTTCATTGACGACCTCGACAGAGCCAGCCCGACCGAGAGCTCAGCGCAGCCGCCCTGCCAGAAGGGCTCCAAAGCGTTTGAAAAGGCCGAGTCACCCATGGGCGCCGaaatccctgcagctctccGCTCCTGGACAAACTTCTCCAGTTTAGACGTGGGGGCCAACCTGGTGAGCACCACCCAGGAGGCCACGGTGATCGAGGACGTGCTGAGCCCTGTGTCCGCGGGCTCCATGgcggggaggaggaaaagcagcacgCCCATGCTCTGGACAGCCGCGCTCGCCTcgggcagccccggggacaAAGAGGCGTCAACAGCAGCGAGCACTGAAAATAGCGCTAGGGAGGAAGGGGACAGCGGCGAGGAGGAGTCCGGTGGCACAGGGACAAACGGCTGGATGACCATAGCCACGGAAAGTGCCGCTGACCCCTCCGAGAGCGCCCCGAGCGCGGCCGAGGAGCGCGAGGGCGCCTTCGGCCCGCGGCCGCCCTTCCTGGCCGAGGGCACCTTTGAAGCCCAGGGCTCGTCCCGTGCGTTgcccaggagctccctgccccCCGAGCTGGCCCCCGAGGCCCTGCCCGGCAGCCCCGTGGCGGCCGTGCCCCCGCGGGTGCTCGGGGACGTGGCACAGCGAAGGTTCCCCGAGGCGGGCGCGGAGCCGGGGGTTGGCCAGGAGGGCGCCGTGGACATCCGCAGCTCGGTGTTCCGGCTGCAGGCCAGCATGCGGCTGCAGGCCAGCGACggcctcctgcagctgggctgcGACGCCCACGAGAGGCGCGCGGTGCTGGCCCCGTGGGCAGCGCCCCAGGAGCCGGCGCCCGGCCCGCCCGTGCCgccccccaaacctccccggTGGTTTGCGGCCGCAGGAGCCGTGGGGGAcagcgaggaggaggagccTGGTGGCAGCCAGCGAGGCAAACAGGAGCAGTGGGAGGACTCAGAGGGCCCGAGAGCAGAGATGGAATTGCCCAGGAGCCGTGGGAGCAGCGAGCCCTCGGTGCCAGCGCCTCCCAGCCTGCCCACACCGGGAGCGGACGCCACTGAAGCCGGGAGCGAGTTCCCAGCGCCTGAAGATGCCAGAGCTGCTGTCGTGGACTCAGCAGCTGGCCTGGAGACAGGGGACACCTCTGTGGGGGAACAGCCATCAGAGATGAACCAGACAGATGTGCCTGAGCAGTTTGAGACTTGCACATCCaagctctccctggatggaCTGGAGCAGTCTGGTGCGGaggagagctggaggcagcCCCGTTTATCCCCTCAGACGCAGGGGCCCACAGACAGTGCCAAGTGGGAAATGGCCTCCAAACAGGAGCTGTTCCCCGAGGAGCTCAGTATTTCAGGACTAAACCCTCCTTCCAAGCTAGACCTGGGCCAGCCAGCCAGCTGGACGGCTCTggaagagcaggaggcagctgggcacccacagccccaaaGGTCAGAACGTGGGGAGAGCCCGTCCCAGCTGGAGTTGGTGTTTGAGGATGGTGAGGGGCCGGCAGGAGAGCAGCACGAGCCCCGTGCCCCTCCCGAGGagacagagcagggcagggatcccCCCAGCGAGGAGCCCCAGGGGCGCTCGGCAGAGAGCAGGATAGACTGCAAGAAAGCCGATTTCTGGAGGCCAGATAGGGCACAGGAGAGGCACGCACAGGGAGCTTCAGCCCTGAGGAATCCCTTTACCCTGGCGCTGAGCCCCAACTCCCCGAGCAACCCCTTCGTGGAGAAGCCCCCGGCCCCTCTCCctgtccaggctgtgctgcctgaaAAGCTTGAGCAGGGCAACTTCAGCTTCCTCAGCCTGCAGGAGGAAGCCCCCGGGCACGGCTTGCCGCCCACTAACGCTACCCCCCTGCATGCCAGCCAGCCCCTGGCCTTCTCCACCCCTTTCCTGGCGGCTGCCACTAACCCCGAGCCGTGTGGCCCCCGCCGGGCCCCCGCGGGGgtccccgcccgccgcgccgccgcccggccgcGCCCGCAGCCCGGGGACGCACGGCCTGCAGCGCCCCCGCTTCTGCCCAGGGAGACACGGCCGGCTGAGGAGCCCCTCGGCCTGCACACGACCAGGTGAGCACTGCGGGGAAGGCGAAGGGCGTGTGTGTGGgagagctgagccccagccccttctgctctcagcagggccccacccagctgggctcactcccaggggctgctcctcctggtgctgcagctcctcttccctcaccttcccctgtggcacagagcccagccccagctgccgGAGCCTTGGCTCTCTGGGATCCTGGGGACGTGGCCACTGGTGCCCCGTGTGTCCCTGGCAAAGGATTCCGTGCACCCgcagcctgccccagctgggaatCCAGAGCTGCACCCACATTTCACTCGGTGCTGGTTTTGGCTCCATCATCTTCCCCGTGCTTGCAGAGTAAATGGCTTTCCCATGCCTGCCAGGAGAGCTTgtggctgttcctgctctcctgagctCCCTCGTGGCAtgtgcacagctgctgcccctgcccttgCCATCCGTTCAGCTTTGGTTGCTTTCCTTGCAAGTGCCCGCTGGGTACTGAAAACCTCCTTCTCTCCATAGCCAAAAAAGAGAGTTTTTCACCAGGGTGAAatgccctgctcccctccctcgTGCTGAGGTGCCCATTGGTGATGAAGCAAGTGGGATTTAGCCTTGAGGCTGATGGGAATGGGAAGGGTGGAAAGAGGGGGCTGttcctcctcccagctcagTCCTGGGTCTGTACAGATGCCATGAAGCAAAGCTGGTGAGTTCAGGGCATGGGGGTCTCGCCCTGTGTCCTTCAGTTCATCTCATTTTCCTGGTACTCCTGGCCCTGgtctgcctgggctctgcctgcccgAGGATCAAGCTCTCCTGGTGATTTACCAAGCTccagcagggatttattgacCAGCCCCACTGATCATGAGGCAAATGGGGCTTCCTGGGGGCACTGAAATGGTAAAATCCCACCTGCCCCAAGAGCAGGAGGGGTTGTGgccctggggagaggaggggagcgAGGATGGGGCCAGCAGAACTCACTGGGCTCCAGTTCTTCCACAGGGGGAGCCCTCCTTGGGTGGAGCATGAGGTGATCTCGGGAGCAAAGAGCAGCATCTGGCTGGGTCTGCCAGGTGATGCTTCTCCTTCTCATCTAGACCAGATCCTCCAGTCATTTTTAATTGGATTATTCATCCCCCAGCAGATAGCCTTCTTCAAAATTTGCAGAGATGCTGCACAGGGACGTGAATTTTGTTATGTTTCATGGAAAGAGAAGTGTCCTGTGATCCCAAAGGGGTAACTGAGGCAGTGAGGGAATGCAGGAATCTCTGTGCTGGTAGTGCCTGCTCGTGGTCATCCCCAGCCTTGCCCGTGCATCCATGCAGGCCTGGCTGGCTCCTGGGATGGAATGGGCTGGGATCCAGGAGCTGGATATCCTGGATATCAGTGCTGGATGAGGCCAGGAGGTCCTGGAACTTCGCAGCTCGGGTTCCTCCAGCACGTTTTGGATACTTGCTGTGCCTGAAGAACCTCTGAAGAGCTGCTGAGGCCTCTGGGGAAGGCTCTGGGGCTCTGAAGTGCTTTGTAGGACTGGGGAGATGGGATAACTGTCCCAGGGCGAGGGAGGAAGGCCTGAAGGGATCTTCTCCCAACCCCCATGGTGATGCTTCCCTTCCCAGGGTCATCTCCTGTTGGAATGGCCAGAGGCACACTGATGAGGGAAGGATGGTAGGAAAGaggtggaaggaaaaaggaaagacttCAGACTTGGAATGGGCATTAAGTCCTGGCTGGGACAGAAGTGTCTGCAGGTGAAGGGGAGCAGGTACCTGGTGTGGGATGGGGAGAGTTTGGGGTGAGGGGTTCAGACCctccccaggagagctggaaactGGGAGTGGGTTCCATGGCCCCTTCCCAAGTGGCCACAGGCTCTTTGGTCATCttgtgtggctgctggggcAAGGGAGCATCACCTCCCTTGGAtttggggctggcccagcaccCTGTGGCACTTGCAGGTGACAGCAGTGGGGATGTCACAGGCACCGAGGTggtggcacaggctgtgcctcccTCGTGTCAGGAGTGCAGAGAATCTCTATTCTGACACTGAGGTGTCAGGTTGTCACCTCACCTTGGTGACCCTCGTGGAGCCCCTGAACTCGGAGCGTGGCTTGGCACGCCCAGGGCCAGGCCTGGGGCAGCTGATCCCGAGCTGATCCCGAGCTGATCCCGAGCTGATCCCGAGCCCAGGcgttccccttcctcctccagaGCCTTTCTCCAGGGAGGGCTGGCCCTTGGCTGCTGTGtggtgctccaggcacagcagctgggcCATGGCAGAGCCATTCCCTTGGGTTTGTGCTCTGGTTCTCTGGGAGGAGCATTTTCATGGGCATTTCCAGGCTTCCTTTGGGGGTTGCTGAGGGAAGGCACCCGGTTtttcccactgctctgcagtgaCCTTGGGAGCGCTGGTGaaagctgggacagggcagggctggctcagagagggggacagggctgggccagTGTCACCCTGAGATGTTCCACCTTGGCCTTAAGCTCCATTGTAACTCAGATCCACTTGGGATGCAGTTCTGGATTTGGAGTGTGTGAGCAGCTGGTTCCACGCTCGAGTTGATGTTCGTGGACCAGGAGAGGAAACTGGCCCAGCTGCTTGGCAGGACCACCAGGACTTCAGGCCTGTCTGGGAGGTGTGAAGCTCCCCTGGAAGGACCTGGTGCCACCATCCCAGgacaaacacagcccagggaaTGTCTCCAGCTCTGGATCCTCCCAGAGACAAACGGAggaggcagagccctgctgtgctcagccgAGCCCTGCATGCACCCTCAGTGGGAAGCAGTAGCAtaatgatttcttttcaaaaggaccttttccagcccagcagcagtgactgttCCCTCTGGCCATGGGGCTGGCAGATGCCTGTGACCACACTGGGGTGGGAATATCCCCCTGCTTTCAAACACATCCGAGCATCCCCTCTGGCTCCCCAGGTCAGCTTGGTCCCAGGGAGGTTCCCAGCCACGCTCTGTCGTTGACTCTGCGCTGGCTGTGGGGTGCACAAGGTGACAGTGACATCAGGGGCTCAGGCCTGGCTGTGCTAGGAGCCCTGgtggctcccccagccctgtcctcacGCCTGCAGTGTCCTGGTGGCTGTAGCTCCTGGTCAGGGTTTAGTCCCAGTGGGCAGTGTTGGGGCCTCCTGTGCAGAACAGCaactcctgcagcccctggcactgtCAGTGACTCCCCCTGAGGGCTGTGGGATCCCTCTCCATCCTTTCCAGCTGCCCAGGAATCCTGGCCTCTGTCCATGTGCTTGGACAGCTCTGCCAAGGGATCAGAGAGTCACAGagtgtcctgagctgggagagacccacagggatcatccatccaacccctggccctgcccagaccccccagcAATCCCATCCTGGGCACCCCTGGAatgctgtccaaaggctcctggagctctggggctgtgcccattccctcgggagcctgggcagtgccagcaccctctggatGAGGAACCTTTCTCTgaaatccaacctaaacctcccctgacacagctccaggcatTCCCTGGGCCTGTCCTTGGGCACCAGAGGgaagagctcagagcagcccctgtgcagcccctcgggaggagctgATCCTTTGGCTTGTTGGAGCAGTTGGTGGCTGCCagtgctgtcccctcccagcacacGGACAGCAGGAGGCATCGTGGTGAAGAGGATTTCCACATCCTTGGTATGTCCTGATCCCATCACCACGGACGAGGCACAAGGACACAGCACCGCTGGGACACACAGCTGTGAGAGGTTCGAGAGCTCCCAATGGAGCTGTGGATATTCCCATCCCAGAGGATGGAGCTTTGGATGTTCCCATCCCAGAGGATGGAGCTTTGGATGTTCCCATCCCTATGGATGGATGTTTGGATGTTTCCATCCCTATGGATGGATGTTTGGATGTTCCCATCCCAGAGGATGGAGCTTTGGATGTTCCCATCCCAGAGGATGGAGCTTTGGATGTTCCCATCCCAGAGGATGGAGCTTTGGATGTTCCCATCCCAGAGGATGGAGCTTTGGATGTTCCCATCCCAGAGGATGGAGCTTTGGATGTTCCCATCCCAGAGGATGGAGCTTTGGATGTTTCCATCCCCATGGATGGAGCTTTGGATGTTCCCATCCCCATGGATGGAGGTTTGGATGTTTCCATCTCAATGGATGGAAGTTTGGATGTTTCCATCCCAGAGGATGGAAGTTTGGATGTTCCCATCCCAGAGGATGGAGCTTTGGATGTTCCCATCCCCATGGATGGAGGTTTGGATGTTCCCATCCCCATGGATGGATCTTTGGATGTTCCCATCCCAGAGGATGGAGCTTTGGATGTTCCCATCCCAGAGGATGGAGCTTTGGATGTTTCCATCCCCATGGATGGAGGTTTGGATGTTCCCATCTCCATGGATGGATATTTGGATGTTTCCATCCCTACAGATGGAGGTTTGGATGTTCCCATCCCCATGGATGGAGGTTTGGATGTTCCCATCCCCATGGATGGATGTTTGGATGTTCCCATCCCCATGGATGGATATTTGGATGTTCCCATCCCAGAGGATGGATGTTTGGATGTTTCCATCCTCATGGATGGATGTTTGGATGTTTCCATCCTCATGGATGGATGTTTGGATGTTCCCATCCTCATGGATGGATGTTTGGATGTTTCCATCCTCATGGATGGATGTTTGGATGTTTCCATCCTCATGGATGGATGTTTGGATGTTTCCATCCTCATGGATGGATATTTGGATGTTCCCATCTCAATGGATGGAGGTTTGGATGTTTCCATCCTCATGGATGGATGTTTGGATGTTTCCATCCCAGAGGATGGAGGTTTGGATGTTTCCATCCCTACAGATGGAGGTTTGGATGTTTCCATCCCAGAGGATGGAGGTTTGGATGTTTCCATCCCAGAGGATGGAGGTTTGGATGTTCCCATCCTCATGGATGGAGGTTTGGATGTTCCCATCCCCATGGATGGATGTTTGGATGTTCCCATCTCAATGGATGGAGGTTTGGATGTCTCCATCCCAGAGGATGGAGGTTTGGATGTTCCCATCCTCATGGATGGATGTTTGGATGTTTCCATCCCAGAGAATGGATGTTTGGATGTTTCCATCCCCAGGATGGtgcacagctgtgcctgcttCTTGCAGGGAGGGAGCATCAGGTCACTTCTCTTTCCATCTTGGACTTTGTTCAAGCTCAGAAAGAGCCTTTTGGGTCCAAAGTGAGgcaaaaataactgaaaatgtAATTCCCCCTTAACTGGCTGCTCCCCCTCCTTTTGGCCTCGTAGAGTGGGACAAATTCCGTGGTGGCTTGCAGGCAGGTGACATTCCACTCCTGTGTGGAGCATCAGTGGTGACCCCAGCCTAAtctgggggtccctgggcagcagaaggCTGCTCTGGCAGTGGATGCAGCACCTCTGGTCACACTGGAGCTGGGTttgagccctggcagcaggagctgtggcccTCAGCGTCCCCAGAGCGGGTGGGCAGTGC containing:
- the RAB11FIP5 gene encoding rab11 family-interacting protein 5 isoform X1, giving the protein MALLRAAALPAEGCPAWLPTHVQVTVVRARGLRCKGGGGGKGKAGGSDAYTVIQLGREKYSTSVAEKSGGSPEWREECAFELPPEPGACPGLVLTVMHRALVGMDRFLGQALVPLEPARQRGREPDERWHKLHSKAGKKEKERGEILVSIQFTRNSLTASMFDLSMKDKPRSPFGKLKDKVTGKKKYDLESASAIIPSSVGALDMEDDFELGGKKSKVKGFFLKNKLRKSSLTQSSTSLGSDSTISSASLSLAGSAAEVPKSPSRQGSLSTERSVRDLLSSPKPSHKRALSDDAGAAPRGPQSPRGPQSPRAGPEPAPRSSLCINGSHVYGQEPRRHDEGPAFAPLHPEPHEAPWALERAPHRDEPRFIPSPPSLALQEELKVSTKAVTLSNHLGRARMEESARLEGRAAPAAEPGRDGAPEDGGKDDKKAKGGFFHHGGKGQGDRGTPAHAAAAGDERSKSSGWFGSKEPKESPQKPSFPPGPRAAPEVAGSFYSSEDCSPSASPRQADPEREAPAQSLGVPVPETTPPAPGELPPADTDPAVPPLPSEWDDTFDAFATSRLKPERKTENFFASVAAEGMAFIDDLDRASPTESSAQPPCQKGSKAFEKAESPMGAEIPAALRSWTNFSSLDVGANLVSTTQEATVIEDVLSPVSAGSMAGRRKSSTPMLWTAALASGSPGDKEASTAASTENSAREEGDSGEEESGGTGTNGWMTIATESAADPSESAPSAAEEREGAFGPRPPFLAEGTFEAQGSSRALPRSSLPPELAPEALPGSPVAAVPPRVLGDVAQRRFPEAGAEPGVGQEGAVDIRSSVFRLQASMRLQASDGLLQLGCDAHERRAVLAPWAAPQEPAPGPPVPPPKPPRWFAAAGAVGDSEEEEPGGSQRGKQEQWEDSEGPRAEMELPRSRGSSEPSVPAPPSLPTPGADATEAGSEFPAPEDARAAVVDSAAGLETGDTSVGEQPSEMNQTDVPEQFETCTSKLSLDGLEQSGAEESWRQPRLSPQTQGPTDSAKWEMASKQELFPEELSISGLNPPSKLDLGQPASWTALEEQEAAGHPQPQRSERGESPSQLELVFEDGEGPAGEQHEPRAPPEETEQGRDPPSEEPQGRSAESRIDCKKADFWRPDRAQERHAQGASALRNPFTLALSPNSPSNPFVEKPPAPLPVQAVLPEKLEQGNFSFLSLQEEAPGHGLPPTNATPLHASQPLAFSTPFLAAATNPEPCGPRRAPAGVPARRAAARPRPQPGDARPAAPPLLPRETRPAEEPLGLHTTSPHPVRPLSAVQEGSSERKQQHRASLSSALSNGLERLKMVTTSSVQPVAPASHPDKSEPTGKEPAQPDQSAKYYHLTHDELIQLLLQKEGELSKKEEHIQELENYIDQLLVRIMEQSPTLLQIPLGGGQAP